The Desulfurobacterium indicum genome window below encodes:
- a CDS encoding helix-turn-helix domain-containing protein, with amino-acid sequence MCKEAFQDVAAELTKLAIFEAHKRGYTYEMIAFRVGVSSSSIEKYAYGERIPSQAVFLALVVGLKLKEPVKKLAELVGLRAVEVSKTSLSTSIGKAMKETGEAIAEVTKALEDGEITDDERQVCLKEINEAIDELIKLKQQMEREE; translated from the coding sequence ATGTGTAAAGAGGCTTTTCAGGATGTTGCTGCTGAACTTACAAAGCTTGCAATTTTTGAAGCACACAAAAGAGGCTACACCTATGAAATGATTGCATTTAGAGTAGGAGTCAGCTCGAGTTCAATAGAAAAATACGCATATGGAGAAAGAATTCCGTCGCAGGCTGTTTTTTTGGCTCTGGTTGTGGGGCTAAAGCTAAAAGAACCAGTTAAAAAACTTGCTGAACTTGTGGGATTAAGAGCGGTAGAAGTTTCTAAAACTTCCCTTTCAACCAGCATAGGCAAGGCAATGAAAGAAACAGGAGAAGCCATTGCTGAAGTAACAAAAGCATTAGAAGACGGCGAAATAACAGATGACGAAAGACAAGTATGTCTTAAAGAAATTAACGAAGCAATAGACGAACTAATCAAATTAAAACAACAGATGGAGAGGGAAGAGTGA
- a CDS encoding DnaB-like helicase C-terminal domain-containing protein: MKQLELEYSVIGSMLMFDKMFYYGTAFLTSNCFVSPDLKKAFEILQYKAGEGTSVEKDIVESWFPEELKNTILLAVEYAWGNFEKFKSWCSELLKRANERKTLEIAQKLADGEISKEKALELLAQNSSKELPVYSSKTALAAFLELYENEDSFPSVPTYVEELDLNFSFEYLTIIAARPSIGKTVFALSLMKRQAENGHPVLFFSQELPVKEEVMARLIAMELDVPLHHVKQKWVGMEKIIEASGALENLPMEFVCGKVTVPQFMATVYAYKEWLTSQKEKGIIYVDYLQLFAEHRKFDTKKAFYDYVVETCVELTKELKIPIVLLAQINREARTGKKVRPTMDQIKGSGDIEQQATNIIVLHRDFENKLTEKTLQIFIDKCRLKGVHR; encoded by the coding sequence GTGAAACAACTTGAACTTGAATATTCAGTTATAGGTTCAATGCTAATGTTTGACAAGATGTTCTATTACGGAACAGCATTTTTGACGTCCAACTGTTTTGTAAGTCCTGACTTGAAAAAAGCTTTTGAAATACTTCAATACAAGGCCGGAGAAGGCACAAGTGTTGAAAAAGACATAGTAGAAAGTTGGTTTCCTGAAGAACTTAAAAATACAATATTGCTTGCTGTTGAATACGCTTGGGGTAACTTTGAAAAATTTAAATCATGGTGTAGTGAGTTACTGAAACGTGCAAATGAACGTAAAACGTTAGAAATAGCTCAAAAACTTGCAGATGGGGAAATCTCAAAAGAAAAAGCATTAGAACTTTTAGCACAAAACTCTTCTAAAGAGCTTCCTGTCTACTCTTCAAAGACCGCATTAGCGGCTTTTTTAGAACTTTACGAGAATGAAGATTCTTTTCCATCTGTTCCTACATACGTAGAGGAACTTGATTTAAACTTTAGTTTTGAATACCTCACGATTATTGCTGCACGTCCATCTATTGGAAAAACCGTTTTTGCACTGTCTCTTATGAAAAGACAAGCGGAAAACGGACATCCAGTTCTCTTTTTCTCCCAGGAGTTGCCGGTAAAAGAAGAAGTAATGGCAAGACTTATAGCTATGGAACTTGATGTTCCTCTACATCATGTCAAACAAAAATGGGTTGGAATGGAAAAAATTATTGAAGCATCTGGTGCTTTAGAAAATCTACCTATGGAATTTGTTTGTGGAAAGGTTACTGTTCCGCAATTTATGGCAACCGTATATGCCTATAAAGAGTGGCTAACGTCTCAAAAAGAAAAAGGCATCATATACGTTGATTACTTGCAGCTCTTTGCTGAACACAGGAAGTTTGACACTAAAAAAGCTTTTTATGATTATGTTGTGGAAACATGTGTAGAGCTGACAAAAGAATTGAAAATTCCAATTGTCTTGCTTGCGCAAATAAACAGAGAAGCACGCACCGGAAAAAAGGTGCGCCCAACTATGGATCAAATAAAGGGGTCTGGAGACATAGAACAACAAGCTACAAATATTATAGTCCTTCATAGAGATTTTGAAAACAAGCTCACAGAAAAAACACTCCAGATTTTTATCGACAAGTGCAGATTAAAGGGCGTTCACAGGTAA
- a CDS encoding LexA family protein — protein MSETIGSKIERLRKQKGLSRRELAEKIIEKFGGPSTAGLSQYIYQLEKGKRKPKVETLKKIAHVLGVSPSYFFEEKPKWDTNAEVLHSKIIPIPIYGEAQAGSFGGYAAETPEEYFPTPEMMFRGLPKERVFWIKVEGSSMEPVFRRGDLVLVADPSWYEVKDGDPVVVVNGNGELTVKYYHHDSKNKVIILEPANPGYKPIVIPEKDLYTGEYKFFPVIAHTKLF, from the coding sequence ATGAGTGAAACAATTGGTTCAAAAATTGAGAGATTACGAAAGCAAAAAGGACTAAGTCGCAGGGAATTGGCCGAAAAAATTATTGAGAAATTTGGCGGTCCATCTACTGCTGGATTATCTCAATACATATATCAATTAGAAAAAGGGAAAAGAAAGCCTAAAGTCGAAACATTGAAAAAAATAGCACATGTTCTTGGTGTTTCTCCATCATACTTCTTTGAAGAAAAACCAAAATGGGACACCAACGCAGAAGTTTTACATAGTAAGATTATCCCAATACCCATATACGGAGAAGCTCAAGCTGGAAGTTTTGGTGGATATGCAGCGGAAACGCCGGAAGAATACTTCCCTACCCCAGAGATGATGTTCCGCGGACTTCCAAAAGAAAGAGTATTTTGGATAAAAGTAGAAGGCAGCTCTATGGAGCCGGTATTCAGGAGAGGGGACCTGGTATTGGTGGCAGACCCAAGCTGGTATGAAGTAAAAGACGGGGATCCGGTTGTAGTAGTAAACGGCAATGGCGAATTAACTGTTAAGTACTATCACCATGACTCCAAAAACAAAGTTATAATCCTTGAACCGGCTAATCCCGGATATAAACCAATAGTAATACCTGAAAAAGATTTATACACCGGAGAATACAAATTTTTCCCGGTTATTGCACATACTAAACTTTTTTGA
- a CDS encoding helix-turn-helix domain-containing protein — translation MRLIEVEMKEKKIELAKKVGISPQFLNQILKGERYLPIDKAIALLDAGYSVEAIKELLSPKNKLAFDKLIPREEPTGVR, via the coding sequence ATGAGGTTGATAGAAGTGGAGATGAAAGAAAAGAAAATAGAGCTTGCTAAAAAAGTAGGCATTAGCCCACAGTTTCTTAACCAGATTCTCAAAGGGGAAAGGTATTTGCCAATAGATAAAGCCATTGCTTTATTGGATGCAGGGTATTCAGTTGAGGCAATAAAAGAATTATTAAGTCCTAAAAACAAACTTGCTTTTGACAAACTTATCCCCCGTGAAGAGCCTACAGGAGTGCGCTGA
- a CDS encoding thermonuclease family protein, producing the protein MKRSIFFFIASFFLITAAYGKDCYKLLYVIDGDTIKILYHGKKTSVRFLGIDTPESRKNKRAYYQAKRNKEDIETIVYLGKQAKKHLKKLLAGYKKVCLVYDQNNAYHNHRDRYGRILAYVYTPDGKFINELMLRDGYAYLLTRYPLEPKYEKILRQAFREAVENQKGLWKK; encoded by the coding sequence GTGAAGAGATCTATCTTTTTCTTCATTGCTAGCTTTTTTTTAATTACTGCCGCTTATGGTAAAGATTGCTACAAACTCCTTTACGTCATCGATGGAGACACAATCAAAATTCTCTATCATGGAAAGAAAACATCAGTTAGATTTTTAGGAATAGATACACCCGAAAGTAGAAAAAATAAAAGGGCTTATTATCAGGCAAAAAGGAATAAGGAAGACATAGAAACAATCGTATACTTAGGAAAACAAGCAAAAAAACATCTTAAAAAACTTCTCGCAGGATACAAAAAAGTCTGTTTAGTTTATGACCAAAACAATGCTTACCACAATCACCGGGACAGATACGGACGGATCTTGGCTTATGTTTACACTCCAGATGGAAAGTTTATTAATGAACTAATGTTAAGAGATGGATATGCCTACTTGTTGACTCGATATCCTCTGGAACCAAAGTATGAAAAAATATTAAGACAGGCCTTTAGAGAAGCTGTAGAAAACCAAAAAGGACTTTGGAAAAAGTAA